In a genomic window of Gloeocapsopsis dulcis:
- a CDS encoding iron uptake porin translates to MTNVATAWKGSLIAATTFWCLLFQATFLPLSKAWGSPTQAIATTTNQNITDTMAQVTSVSQLSDVQPTDWAFQALQSLVERYGCIAGYPDSTYRGNRALTRYEFAAGLNACLDRVNELIAAASANQVTREDVETLQRLGTEFAAELATLRGRVDTLEAQVAELEANQFSTTTKLTGNVFVNLTGAFADGTILAEGETAFRTQPRTATPLLREIDEDPSITLSNLVWLNFNTSFTGRDSLVVQLGAGNGNSPANQFVSAGLFNTWGVPFTDQTTAPGGAAGANDVVVRELFYSFPVTDNLQAVVGSRINWYRYFDANRFTFFLTGAGSFNSSGSTLLNTIDRGSGLALLWQINEQFGFNVAYLGENTEFLPAGVFNSSSNPSQGLFAPTNTITAELTFSPSDRFNVRLLYNRSNIRAVGGQIGGAIGEPIYGFADDGFDGSVDNSTADVFSVNFDWLIADGFGIFGRYGYGTTNLFPLTPGLPTGEVNAQSLQLGIAFPDLIKEGALFTASYVIPFSILDGRNFLASGGGDGGVQYEFEATYFYPLTNNIALVPAFYVIGNPNNFSNNPTVYVGNLRAQFSF, encoded by the coding sequence TGGAAGGGTAGTTTAATTGCTGCGACAACTTTCTGGTGCTTATTATTTCAGGCTACATTTTTACCATTATCAAAAGCATGGGGATCGCCAACACAAGCGATCGCGACTACAACCAATCAAAATATTACCGACACAATGGCACAAGTGACATCGGTATCGCAGTTATCCGATGTACAACCTACCGACTGGGCATTCCAAGCACTACAATCACTCGTGGAACGCTATGGCTGTATTGCCGGTTATCCTGATAGTACGTATCGAGGTAATCGCGCTTTAACTCGTTATGAGTTTGCTGCAGGGTTGAATGCATGTTTAGATCGCGTTAATGAATTAATTGCCGCAGCATCTGCGAATCAAGTGACCCGAGAAGATGTCGAGACGCTACAAAGACTAGGGACAGAATTTGCTGCAGAACTTGCAACTTTACGCGGTCGTGTAGATACTTTAGAAGCCCAAGTTGCAGAACTCGAAGCCAATCAATTTTCAACTACCACTAAACTCACTGGTAATGTTTTTGTTAATCTTACTGGTGCATTTGCTGATGGCACGATTTTAGCCGAAGGAGAGACGGCATTTAGAACTCAGCCAAGAACTGCAACACCATTACTGCGGGAAATTGATGAAGACCCTAGCATTACCCTTAGTAATCTAGTTTGGCTGAATTTCAATACATCTTTTACCGGAAGAGACTCATTAGTTGTACAACTCGGTGCAGGTAATGGTAACTCTCCAGCCAATCAATTTGTTTCAGCAGGCTTGTTTAATACTTGGGGAGTTCCTTTTACCGATCAAACAACTGCACCTGGAGGGGCTGCTGGTGCAAATGACGTTGTTGTTCGCGAACTGTTTTACAGCTTTCCTGTAACAGACAATCTTCAGGCTGTCGTTGGTTCGCGGATTAACTGGTATCGCTATTTTGATGCAAACCGCTTTACATTCTTTTTAACGGGTGCTGGTAGTTTTAACTCCAGTGGTAGTACACTTTTAAACACAATTGACCGTGGATCGGGTCTAGCACTTTTGTGGCAAATTAACGAACAATTCGGGTTCAATGTTGCCTATTTGGGTGAAAATACAGAATTTCTCCCTGCTGGAGTATTTAACTCCTCAAGCAATCCTAGCCAAGGTTTATTTGCTCCTACTAATACAATTACTGCCGAGTTAACTTTTTCTCCAAGCGATCGCTTTAATGTCAGATTACTCTATAACCGCTCTAATATTAGAGCGGTTGGCGGACAAATCGGCGGTGCAATTGGCGAACCGATTTATGGCTTTGCTGATGATGGATTTGATGGTTCTGTTGATAATTCTACAGCAGATGTCTTTAGTGTTAACTTTGATTGGTTAATTGCTGATGGCTTTGGTATCTTTGGGCGTTACGGCTACGGTACTACTAATTTATTTCCTTTAACTCCTGGTTTACCAACTGGAGAAGTCAACGCTCAATCACTACAACTAGGAATCGCATTTCCTGACTTGATTAAGGAAGGTGCACTATTTACAGCTTCTTATGTTATTCCCTTCTCAATTCTCGATGGACGTAATTTTCTGGCATCTGGTGGTGGAGATGGTGGAGTACAGTATGAGTTTGAAGCAACTTATTTCTATCCACTCACAAACAATATTGCGCTTGTTCCAGCATTTTATGTGATTGGCAACCCTAACAATTTCAGCAATAATCCGACAGTCTATGTTGGTAATTTGCGCGCCCAGTTTAGCTTTTGA
- a CDS encoding amylo-alpha-1,6-glucosidase: MKNLDDREWLLTNGLGSFASGTVADARTRTYHGWLIAALDPPSQRTLLLSHIEASLEVANKVVALGTNYWGNDVIEPEGFQLLNSFEIEPVPTWVWQKDNWQLTRQIIMPHAERGNAVPQDNTSRVLIQYCYTGEVQGILRLRFMIADRDFHHQQQADPNLHFSQIVELQQIILQALRPGWIGTPWQLRWTQGEYQYDPVWYWNYRLPEETNRGLGDREDLFSPGYLTIDLEAGSCITLEAQVGASSALPALHNSEFSDAVQAEQNRLVQVFNFELDKNSSTQLQQQLLRASDQFIVHRASIAGPTVIAGYHWFNDWGRDTLIALPGLGLTTQRFDLAKGLLQTFGRYCRNGLIPNTFPDSGAEPSYNSIDAALLWIETLGLYLEATQDWDFLVEEYPIVQQIYKAFITGTKFNIQVDATDGLVSWDAPHIALTWMDAVIGGQPVTPRRGKPVEINALWYSALCWASTWAERLSQEEASESRLMNQARRYQQQAQKVKDSMQKFWNPTKSYLYDTIEPDDRLNSQIRPNAVLALSYQHSAFPTHQGRQILEVARQKLLTPYGLRSLAPEDLQYIGQCTGDVQHRDRAYHQGTVWTWLIGAFIRAWQRCHSEPVPCDWQPLLEHLHAQACIGSISEIFDGDAPHIPRGAIAQAWSVAEVLRHISSTAVSY, translated from the coding sequence ATGAAGAATTTAGATGATCGCGAGTGGCTGCTGACGAATGGACTAGGAAGTTTTGCGAGTGGTACGGTTGCCGACGCCCGCACGCGGACGTATCATGGTTGGTTAATTGCGGCATTAGATCCACCCAGTCAGCGGACGCTACTACTGTCCCATATTGAAGCAAGTTTAGAAGTTGCAAATAAAGTTGTTGCCTTAGGAACAAATTATTGGGGTAATGATGTTATTGAGCCAGAAGGCTTTCAGTTGCTAAATAGCTTTGAAATTGAGCCAGTTCCTACTTGGGTTTGGCAAAAAGACAATTGGCAGCTAACGAGACAAATCATCATGCCACACGCGGAACGGGGTAATGCTGTACCGCAGGACAACACAAGTCGTGTTTTAATACAGTATTGCTACACAGGAGAAGTGCAAGGAATTTTGCGGTTGCGCTTCATGATTGCAGATCGCGATTTTCATCATCAACAGCAAGCTGATCCAAATTTACACTTTTCGCAGATTGTTGAGCTACAGCAGATTATTCTGCAAGCACTACGCCCTGGATGGATAGGAACACCTTGGCAACTACGCTGGACGCAAGGTGAATATCAATATGATCCTGTCTGGTATTGGAACTATCGTTTACCTGAAGAAACAAATAGAGGATTAGGCGATCGCGAAGACTTGTTTAGTCCTGGTTACTTAACAATTGACTTAGAGGCAGGCAGTTGTATTACCTTAGAAGCACAAGTGGGTGCTAGTAGTGCCTTACCTGCGCTGCATAACTCTGAATTCAGCGATGCTGTGCAAGCAGAACAAAATCGACTTGTTCAAGTCTTTAATTTTGAGTTAGACAAGAATTCATCTACCCAACTGCAACAACAATTACTGCGTGCAAGTGACCAGTTTATAGTACACCGTGCTTCAATTGCTGGACCCACAGTTATTGCAGGTTATCACTGGTTCAATGACTGGGGACGCGATACACTCATTGCGCTACCAGGATTAGGCCTGACAACACAGCGTTTTGATTTAGCCAAAGGACTGTTACAAACTTTTGGTCGTTATTGTCGCAATGGTTTGATTCCTAATACATTTCCTGATAGTGGTGCTGAACCGTCTTACAACAGTATTGATGCTGCATTATTGTGGATTGAAACCTTAGGACTGTACCTAGAAGCTACCCAAGATTGGGATTTTTTAGTTGAAGAATACCCTATAGTCCAGCAAATTTATAAAGCCTTTATAACTGGGACAAAGTTTAATATCCAAGTAGACGCTACAGACGGACTAGTCAGTTGGGATGCGCCCCATATCGCCCTGACTTGGATGGATGCAGTTATTGGCGGACAACCTGTAACACCGCGTCGTGGTAAGCCTGTGGAAATTAATGCTTTGTGGTACTCTGCGTTATGTTGGGCGAGTACTTGGGCAGAACGCTTAAGCCAAGAAGAGGCATCGGAATCCCGTTTAATGAATCAAGCACGGCGCTATCAACAACAAGCCCAAAAAGTTAAAGACTCAATGCAGAAGTTTTGGAATCCAACAAAAAGCTATCTGTACGACACAATTGAACCTGACGATCGCCTAAATTCGCAAATTCGTCCTAATGCTGTTTTAGCGCTTTCGTACCAACATAGTGCTTTTCCTACACATCAAGGGCGTCAAATTTTAGAAGTCGCCCGACAAAAACTTCTCACGCCTTACGGGTTGAGGAGTTTAGCCCCAGAGGATTTACAATACATTGGTCAGTGTACAGGAGATGTGCAGCACCGCGATCGCGCTTATCATCAAGGTACAGTGTGGACGTGGCTCATTGGTGCATTTATCCGCGCTTGGCAACGTTGTCACTCAGAACCTGTTCCCTGCGATTGGCAACCTTTACTCGAACACTTGCACGCGCAAGCTTGTATTGGTTCCATTTCAGAGATTTTTGATGGCGATGCACCGCATATTCCCCGAGGTGCGATCGCCCAAGCTTGGTCAGTTGCAGAAGTCCTGCGACATATAAGTTCTACAGCGGTTAGCTATTAG
- a CDS encoding peroxiredoxin — protein sequence MPLSYAADGCLRVGQTAPDFTATAVFDQEFKTIKLSDYRGKYVILFFYPLDFTFVCPTEITAFSDRFDEFKAVNTEVLGVSVDSEFSHLAWIQTDRKSGGVGDLNYPLVSDIKKEISAAYNVLDPEAGVALRGLFIIDKDGIIQHSTINNLSFGRNVEETLRTLKAVQYVQDHPDEVCPAGWQPGDKTMTPDPAKSKVYFASV from the coding sequence ATGCCTCTAAGTTACGCAGCAGATGGATGCCTCAGAGTTGGTCAAACTGCTCCAGATTTTACAGCTACCGCTGTATTTGACCAGGAGTTTAAGACAATCAAACTCTCTGACTATCGGGGCAAGTACGTCATTCTATTTTTCTATCCTCTAGACTTTACCTTTGTTTGCCCAACCGAGATTACAGCATTTAGCGATCGCTTTGACGAGTTTAAGGCAGTTAACACAGAAGTTTTAGGTGTTTCTGTTGATAGTGAATTTTCTCACTTAGCCTGGATTCAAACTGATCGCAAATCTGGTGGAGTTGGCGATCTCAATTATCCTCTTGTTTCAGATATCAAGAAAGAAATCAGCGCTGCATACAACGTTCTCGATCCAGAAGCAGGCGTTGCACTACGTGGTCTGTTCATCATTGATAAAGACGGTATCATTCAGCACTCGACAATTAACAACTTGTCCTTTGGTCGCAACGTAGAAGAGACACTAAGAACACTCAAAGCAGTTCAGTACGTACAAGATCATCCCGATGAAGTATGTCCTGCTGGTTGGCAACCTGGAGATAAGACTATGACTCCAGATCCCGCCAAATCTAAAGTTTACTTCGCTTCTGTGTAA
- a CDS encoding peroxiredoxin family protein, translated as MLTSTNFSGLLNERFFQNLLPIPAEDALILGKMTPSFALPDITNGRLVKLSDYQGKQPVLLAFTRIFTENQYCPFCYPHIIDLNEKYELFTSRGIEVLMISSTDERQSQIVVKELGIKLPLLSDPSCQIFRNYKVGQALGAPLPAQFVLDKQGKLQYRHLFSFFSHNASIETLLAQFE; from the coding sequence ATGCTAACATCAACAAATTTTAGTGGTTTATTAAACGAGCGCTTTTTTCAAAACTTATTACCAATTCCAGCCGAAGATGCTTTAATTCTGGGTAAAATGACACCAAGCTTTGCACTACCAGATATTACTAATGGTCGGCTAGTTAAATTATCAGATTATCAAGGAAAACAACCAGTTTTATTAGCTTTTACGCGAATTTTTACAGAAAATCAATATTGCCCTTTTTGCTATCCTCATATCATCGATTTAAACGAGAAATATGAGCTATTTACAAGTCGTGGCATCGAAGTTCTCATGATTTCGAGTACCGATGAACGTCAAAGTCAAATTGTTGTCAAAGAGTTAGGAATCAAACTACCATTGCTTAGCGATCCTAGTTGTCAGATATTTCGCAATTATAAAGTAGGACAAGCATTAGGCGCACCTTTACCAGCACAGTTTGTGTTAGACAAACAGGGTAAACTGCAATACAGACATCTGTTTTCTTTCTTCTCGCATAATGCAAGTATTGAAACACTTTTAGCGCAGTTTGAATAG
- a CDS encoding DnaJ C-terminal domain-containing protein, with the protein MAATDFKDYYSILGVSKTATNDEIKQAFRRLARKYHPDVNPGNKQAEAKFKEVNEAYEVLSDAEKRRKYDSFGQYWKQAGQGWPSGGGTNVGFEEFDFGKYGSFDEFLNDLLGGFGGSGASRSSSGSQTYTYRTTPRSSGFSGFDGFGDFSNFDTATPSASLDTEASIKLSFAEAFNGVQKRVSLGNETIEVRIPPGAKSGSKIRVRGKGKTSPYNQQQHGDLYLKVELLPHSFFQFEGDNLVCEVPITPDEAVLGAVIEVPTPDGSVKMNIPAGIRSGQTLRLRGKGWTLPKGGRGDQLVKIAIASPKELTPIEREYYEKIRDNRSFNPRSHFQQVKL; encoded by the coding sequence ATGGCTGCAACCGACTTCAAAGATTACTACAGTATTTTGGGAGTCAGTAAGACTGCCACTAACGATGAAATTAAACAAGCTTTTCGCCGACTTGCACGAAAATATCACCCAGACGTTAATCCTGGAAACAAACAGGCCGAGGCAAAATTTAAAGAAGTAAACGAAGCCTACGAAGTTTTATCTGATGCTGAAAAACGCAGAAAATACGACTCGTTTGGGCAATACTGGAAACAAGCTGGGCAAGGATGGCCATCAGGAGGTGGTACTAATGTCGGATTTGAAGAATTCGATTTTGGTAAATATGGCTCTTTTGATGAGTTCTTAAACGATCTTTTGGGTGGATTTGGAGGCAGTGGTGCTAGTCGTAGTAGTAGTGGTAGCCAAACTTATACTTATCGCACGACTCCGCGCTCAAGTGGTTTCAGCGGCTTTGATGGCTTTGGCGATTTCTCCAACTTTGATACGGCAACTCCGAGTGCTTCTCTAGATACGGAAGCGTCAATTAAACTAAGCTTTGCAGAAGCATTTAATGGAGTGCAGAAGCGAGTTAGCTTAGGAAATGAAACAATTGAAGTGCGCATTCCTCCTGGTGCTAAATCTGGGAGCAAGATTCGCGTGCGTGGTAAAGGAAAAACAAGCCCCTATAACCAGCAGCAGCACGGTGACTTATATTTGAAAGTTGAACTTTTACCGCACTCCTTCTTCCAGTTTGAAGGAGATAATTTGGTGTGTGAAGTGCCGATTACTCCTGACGAAGCAGTACTGGGTGCTGTAATTGAAGTACCAACACCCGATGGTAGTGTAAAAATGAATATACCCGCAGGCATTCGTTCGGGTCAAACGCTACGATTGCGCGGCAAAGGTTGGACGTTACCAAAAGGCGGACGCGGCGACCAACTCGTAAAAATTGCGATCGCATCTCCCAAAGAACTAACCCCAATTGAACGCGAGTACTACGAGAAAATTCGCGATAACCGTAGCTTCAATCCTCGCAGTCACTTTCAGCAGGTGAAACTTTAA